The Helicobacter jaachi DNA window ATAAGCACGCATTTATCGGCATTTATGCTAATCCCTTAAGTCAGCTTTCCCACAAAGGTGCGCAGATTCTATCTTTTATGGAATCTTATGCATTTGGGCAATTAGGCTTACATACTTTGCATATTGAAGTGCTGTACGATAATGAGCGCGCCATAAGATTCTATACGCGTATGGGCTATGTGGAGCAGGGCAGACTTCATCACTTCATCGCGCGTAAAGAGGGCGGCAAGCTAGTGTATAGTGATGTTATTTTAATGTATAAGGAGCATGAATGAAACCGCTTATCATCGCAGAATTAAGTGCTAATCACAATCAAAGTTTGCAAATAGCTAAAGATTCTATCCGCGCTATTGCTAAAAGTGGCGCGCATGGCGTGAAGCTGCAAACCTACACGCCAGAGTGCTTAACGCTTAAATCCACAAATGCGCATTTTCAAATTAGCGGCGGCACTTTGTGGGATAAGCAGTATTTATATGATTTATACAAAGCGGCGCAAACGCCTTGGGAGTGGCATAAGGAGCTTTTTTGCCTAGCAAGGGAATTAGGGCTTATTATTTTTAGTTCGCCTTTTTCTGTGGAGGGCGTGGCGTTTTTAGAATCCTTGCAATGCCCTATGTATAAGGTGGCAAGCTTTGAAGTTATGCACTATGAGTTAATTAAAGCCATTGCTAAGACTAAAAAGCCAATTATTCTATCCACAGGTGTTGCTACGCATAAGGAGATAAAAACAGCCCTTGAGATATGCCTAAAATATAATTGCCGCGATATTACGCTATTGCATTGTGTGAGTGAGTATCCCGCGCGTTTAGAGGATACAAATCTGCTCTGTATGCCCTTGCTTGCTAAAACTTATAAAAAATATGGCGTAAAATATGGCTTATCTGACCATAGTCTTGGCACATTGTGTCCTATTATTGCTACAAGTTTGGGTGCGAGTATGATAGAGAAGCATTTTATCCTTGATAAATCGCTAGGTGGGGTTGATAGTGCCTTTAGTATGGATAAAGATGAATTTAAAATTATGGTCGAGCAGGTGCATAATGCAGGCTTAGCGCTTGGCAGTCCAAAGCCCCATATTTCAAAGCAAACACGCCACAAAAGGCGGCAATTTGCCCGAAGCATTTGGGTGAGTAAAGATATAGCAAAGGGGGAGAAATTTACCCATCAAAATATTAGCGTGCTGCGCCCAAATGGCGGCGCACACCCCAAATATCTGCCGCAGATTCTAGGTAAAAGGGCAAAGCATGCTTTGCGTGCTGCGCAGCCACTAAGCTTAAAGGATATTAAATAGTGTATAATGCGCGCTTTATTTTATTGCTATAAGGAGTTTTTATGCTGCTTTTTACGCCGGGTCCAACCCCAGTGCCAGAATCTATTCGCAAGGCGATGAGCGAGCCTACGCTACATCATCGCACGCCAGAGTTTGAAGCTATTTTTGCGCGCATGAGGGAGGGG harbors:
- the pseI gene encoding pseudaminic acid synthase, which gives rise to MKPLIIAELSANHNQSLQIAKDSIRAIAKSGAHGVKLQTYTPECLTLKSTNAHFQISGGTLWDKQYLYDLYKAAQTPWEWHKELFCLARELGLIIFSSPFSVEGVAFLESLQCPMYKVASFEVMHYELIKAIAKTKKPIILSTGVATHKEIKTALEICLKYNCRDITLLHCVSEYPARLEDTNLLCMPLLAKTYKKYGVKYGLSDHSLGTLCPIIATSLGASMIEKHFILDKSLGGVDSAFSMDKDEFKIMVEQVHNAGLALGSPKPHISKQTRHKRRQFARSIWVSKDIAKGEKFTHQNISVLRPNGGAHPKYLPQILGKRAKHALRAAQPLSLKDIK